The sequence gtgggcttagactggagtaattcatcttaggatttcactgcatatGAGTTAATGAGAAGTAATTCTGATTTTAtgttcataggattgcagccttaatttaGGATGCTGTATTAATTATCAGGTTTTCTATCTTTCATGATATTTTGCTCCAGAGTTCTattaagcattttaaaatattagcaTATTTTGGACATTAAAGTGTAGTGTCTTACTGGTCTTCCTTCAGCTGAAAATACTAGCTGATGAGCTATTTATTGAAAGATGCCATTTAAAGGAACTCCTAATAAAAGGTCTTAATTACCCAAAGACTACAATAAGTGTGCAATTCTAAATCTGCAATTTCATCCATATTTACTGGAAAGTAAGAGTCCTTGAACTTGTAAAGACTATTTCTGAGTAAGCACACAGTCTCAATCTGGTCCTGATCTCGTGGGATTTCAAAGTATCCCTGGGGTTTTTGAAACATTTCCAGTTTTTGATatttatattcttttttaaacTTTCATGTTCATGAGCACAGATATCCTTTGATCTTTCCCCCCCATAATGTAGAAGAGTATTTGCTATAGTACTAACAGTTACTCTGTggaatggaagaaagaaaaaccAAGAGGAGAAGTCCCAAAACATCGAGCACTCATGTTACTCAGGTGGTCAACAATAAGAAAAGTTCAGTGCCTCCTAGCAGAAGTACAGCATTTTCAAACCctgcaccacagcctcctttgCAAAAACCAAAGTTGAAAAGGTAAGAGCTCAAATGTTGTCTGGAATTAAAACCTACCAAATTGAGAAAGGGCTGTCACCTAAAAAGCTCTGGTAAAAGAAACATACTGCAAAACCATAAGAAATTGACATTTTGTATGCCTCAAAATATTGTGTGTGTAAtatgccatcaaatcacagccaaTTTACGGCGactcctgctggagttttcaaagcaagagtctaacagagatagtttgtcattgcctttctctgcatagaAATTTTGGTCTTCTTCAGTGGTCTCTCATTGAAGTCCTCACCAGGGCTAACTttagctgagagccagtttggtgtagtggttaagagcgtggaactctaatctggagaaccgagtttgattccccactcctccacttgaagccagctgggtgaccttgggtcagtcacagcttctaagagctctctcagccccacccacctcacagggtgtttgttgtggggataataatgacatactttgtaaaccgctctgagtgggtgttaagtcgtcctgaagggtagtgtataaatcaattattattattatgttattagtttccaagatctgatgaaatctagctcacctgggctatccaggtcagggcatcagaAAATTAGCAGAACTTTATTAATATGTTATAATGATGATATATTCTAAAGTTGCTTTTTGCAGTTGTAGAATAAGAAGAGATGTTccaaaaatatttctgaaatagTTAAATAAGGAATAGGTCATTGAACTAAGGAGCAGGTAGCAAAAATCACAAGTCTGAGGGCTGAAGTTTTCAAGGAGGCATAAAATAATAGGTGATTCATTGGTAACAGTGGtaaattaaagatttattctTTTTTCCAGTTCTAATGCCTTCAATAGAGCTACAGTACTACAACTGATCAATTACCTTTCGGCAGCAAGGCTTCCAAGGATATGCAGCCATACAATCTAAAAACCTCAAAAATAACAGTATACAGTACTCccaactcattttaaaaaaactgtagaaTTTTACAATTTTAATCTAAAATACCTGGGTAAATagaaacattttatcatatgcTTAAATTCCATTACTAAAGTTAGTAAATGTTATTAGCATTTTTCCTGAGCAAAATCCAAAGCATACAACTTTGATTAGCTCCATATGCACTTGTTTAGCTGCAGGCGCTGCACATATTCAGAATTCCAGGGTCTGCTGTACCAGTCATTTTGATTCTTCTCTGAGACAATACTGGCAGCTTCTGCAGGGGGCAGGAAAATTAAtccctgctgtggaagcagcagtgAGTAGGATAGAGGCAAGCTGAGAGAGTATCAGCATTCTCACTCTGTTTGCTGCTGTCCCTATTCCACCCCTCTATGTCAGCACAAAGATACTGATAACTGTGATGATCacaccaagcccccccccccgccccatacacacacacacacacacacacatcccagcctggcagcctctccttcaTTCTTCATAGCTGAGCTGCTGTTCAAAATCGTACCATGGCACAGCTGAAAAGAAGAAAGACTATGGAGGCATTATCCTGATTCTGCCATTGTGAAGGCAGAGCTTAGCCATGCCTCTTCCAAGACTGGCTATGGGAAGAGCAGCCACATGTGATAATCTCTCGTTTTAAAGCTTTTACTGAAACAGTGATTATTCAATTTAACAACAAGCTTGAGAACAGCTTGTCATCTTAAATACTAATCTTCTTCTCAGAGGTGTAAAAGAGAGAGCTAAGCCACTCGGAGCAGAAGGCAAAGGAGCACAGTCTGCTCCGATCCAGCACTCATTTCTAACAGATGTATCAGATGTTCAAGAGATGGAGAAAGGGCTTCTGAATCTTCTGAATGACTTCCACTCCGGCAAACTTCAAGCTTTTGGTAATTTTGTTGGCCCTTCTCTGTTATCCCAAGCAACTTGTTCTTTcaaatacaaatatttatttgCCCAGTTCTCTGAAGACAGGATGAGTTTGTGGCTCTTGGTGAAAGTGATATTATGTTAGTGCAGCATAGAGGGATGGATGGTAAAAAGTGCTGAGAGGAGCAAAGTTGGTTAATAGGTTCATACCAGGAGAGGCAATCTTACACGATATATGGGCCCCAGGTTATAGCAGAGT is a genomic window of Eublepharis macularius isolate TG4126 chromosome 1, MPM_Emac_v1.0, whole genome shotgun sequence containing:
- the CCDC28A gene encoding coiled-coil domain-containing protein 28A translates to MEERKTKRRSPKTSSTHVTQVVNNKKSSVPPSRSTAFSNPAPQPPLQKPKLKRGVKERAKPLGAEGKGAQSAPIQHSFLTDVSDVQEMEKGLLNLLNDFHSGKLQAFGNECSIEQMEHVRGMQEKLARLNLELYGELEELPEDKRKVASDSNLDRLLSDLEELNSSIQKLHLADAQDVPNTSTN